From the Paenibacillus tianjinensis genome, the window TTGGCTTAAGACTTGATATACACGCTATCGTACAAGCGGGATCTAAAGTGCTGGCGATAGCCCTAATCCATATTGCCTTCACGCTGCTTGCTGTTTACGGGCTAAGCAGATGGATGAAAATTGACCGGAGAATGGGCATCCTGACCGCGTGCGGGACTGCAATCTGCGGAGCGGCTGCAGTGGCGGCGATCTCTCCGCAGATTAAGGCTAGTGATAATGAAACGGCAGTGAGCGCCGCGACAGTAGCGATTCTTGGTACGATTTTTACGCTAGTCTATGTTGCAGTGTATCCGCTGCTTGGACTCAGTGAAGCTGGATACGGCATATTTGCCGGAGCCACACTCCATGAAGTCGCCCATGTCATTGCTGCTTCCGCACCAGTCGGGCAGCAGGCGGCAGATCTGGCGGTCTTGGTTAAGCTGACCCGGGTAGCACTGCTTGCTCCGGTGGCTCTTGGGTTTGGGTTATGGGAGACCCGCAGAGAGCGCAAGCAAGCCGGTCAGCGTGGCGCAGGAACTGGATGCGTGGCAGGTGAGACAGGTGCACACGCGAAGCTGCCTGTACCTTGGTTTATCGGCGGTTTTCTGCTGATGAGCGGAGTGAATACCCTTGGCTGGATTCCCGAGCGGGTTACAGCAGATTTGCTCGTGCTAGCCTATCTGCTGCTGGCAATGGCGATGGCCGGACTCGGGCTCGGCATTGATCTCAAGACATTCACAAGGATGGGACGGAAGCCGTTTATCGCCGGTCTCGCCGGTTCGCTGCTGCTCTCCATGCTGGGGTTTCTGCTCATACATGTTATGGGGCTTGCCTGATGCTGACTGAAGTTATCTGGTACTGCTGCGGTAAGCGGAAGGAGAGACACCAGTGGTTTTCTTGAATACCTTGGAGAAGTGGGCCAATTCCATGCCTACCTGCTCCGCGATGCCGCCGATGCTGAACTTGGAGCCAGATAGCAGCCGTTTGGCCAGCTCTATCCGCTTGAGCTGCACATATTGCATCGGGGGCATTCCCATGAATTTCTTGAAATAAGGAATGAAATAATTCGGGTGAAGATGTACAAGCTCGGCCAATTCCTCTACCTCCAAAGGTACATTCAGGCGTTCATCAATATAACCCAGGACGCTTGAGAGTTTGCCCTGGTCACCTGTATGCGCCAGTTCATCGAGGAAATTGGCATACCCCCCGCCCTCCAGGCAGAGGGCAAGCAATTGGAGCAGACTCGCCTGTCTTCGTAAGGTGGATAGAAAGCTGTCATCCTCAAACAAATCGATCAGCTCCGTAAAAATACCCCGCACAGCATCCGGATCAGCAACTTCGCTGATATAAAGCTTGCCTGCACTATGAAACAAAGGCCATTCCCCGATCTGCGCATCGAAATGACAATAATAGCGGATATAAGGATTGTTAGGTTCAGTCATAGTCGTTTGGGTTGTCCCCGCCGGCATAATCATCAAATGTCCGGCGTGCGGATAATGAGTTTCTCCATTAATGATTACCTTGCCTTCTCCGCTGTCGATGAAATACAGCCGGTTGAAGGAGGGCGTCTCCTTGTTCCGGTCCCAGCCGGGATATTTGCTGCTCAGCTGGGCATGGGTAACTCTAACCGTCAGATTCTGAAGCAGCCGTCCGGTCAAATTACCGGGATGATTCATTTTCTGTTTCCTCCTCCTTAATGGTTAAATGATTTTGCTGAAAAAATTTTAATCTAAAGGCGGAAGCAGCGGAGGGGAAGTTTGGAACTGTAGGAGCGATAGCGTCCGCCTTTAGGTTTGGATTTCTACCGCGAGGAGCGGTTAAATTCAAGAAATCCAAACCTAACAGCGGCCGGAAGTCCAAACATTCCCCGCAGCTGCGTACTGCGCCAGTTAGTTTACCTTTTTGTAAGCTTGTATCATTTGACCATTATATCGCTTTCATTTGTTCATTACATCTTAATTATATACAAAAACACCTTAATTCCGCTCATGTTCATCATCCGGGATTAGGGTTATTCTCATTTCATAAACATGTACTGGAGTGATCCGAATAATGAAGAAGGTCCGTTTTGGAATTATCGGCGTTGGTAACATGGGCTGGGCCCATGCCCATAACCTGCTGAAAGAGGTGAAAGGAGCCGAATTAACAGCCGTCTGTGATATTAGCCCAGATCGTCTGGAGTGGGCGGCTGAGCATCTGCCTGAGCATGTTCGGCGGTTTAGCAGCAGTGAGGAGCTGTTCGAATCGGGATGTATCGATGCAGTCCTAATCTCTACACCGCATTATGATCATCCGCCGCTGGCAGTTCAGGCATTTAAGCACGGCTTACATGTGCTGATCGAAAAGCCGGCTGGCGTATACACGAAGGCCGTACAGGAAATGAACGATGCTGCCGCACAGAGTGACCGCACCTTCGGCATTATGTACAACCAGCGGACGAACCCGCTCTATCAAAAGCTGAGAGAGCTGATCGCTTCCGGTGAGCTTGGCGAGATCCGCCGTACGAACTGGATTATTACCAACTGGTACCGCTCGCAGAGCTATTACAACTCAGGCGGTTGGCGGGCAACCTGGGCCGGTGAAGGCGGCGGTGTACTGCTGAACCAGGACCCGCATCAGCTGGATCTCTGGCAGTGGACAACCGGGATGATGCCGAAGCGTGTACGGGCCTTTTGCCATTTCGGCAAATACCGCAACATTGAAGTGGAGGATGATGTAACCGCCTATGTCGAGTACGAGAATGGGGCAACCGGGCTGTTTATCACCACGACTGGGGAAGCACCGGGGACGAACCGTTTTGAGATTACCGGAGACAACGGAAAAATCGTCATTGAAGACGAAAAGCTGACCTTCTGGCGGCTGCGAACACCGGAGCCGGAGTTCAATGCTGCCTATACCGGAGGTTTCGGACAACCTGAATGCTGGAAATGTGAAATCCCGGTAGATGCAGGCAGCGGTGAGCAGCATGTTGGCATTTTACGAAACTTTACCAATGCGATTCTTACGGGTGAGTCACTTATAGCACCAGGGGAAGAAGGGATTCACGGTCTCACGCTCTCCAATGCCATGTATCTGTCGGCCTGGACGGACAACTGGGTGGATCTGCCGATCGATGCGGACTTGTTCTATGAGCAGCTAATAGAAAAGGTACAAAACTCCACCTTTCGCAAAGAATCTTCCGACTCCCGGACGCTGGATGTAAAAGGAACACATTAGCAGTATCGAGCTGATTATAAAAATCTATTAAGGAGTGACTCCGCTGCATGAAACAGACAACGATTGCCGCACAAATGTACACCCTGCGTGAATTTACCCAAACCCCGGAGGGTTTAAGGGATGCTTTTCAGAAACTGAAAGAGATCGGCTATCAAGCGGTACAGATCTCAGGCATTGGCAAGATTGATCCGCAGCTGGTCAAGCAGTATGCCGATGAGGCAGGGCTTGTGATTTGTGCGACCCATATATCATGGGACCGGCTGGTGAATGATCTGGACGCACTCGCTGCTGAACATAAGCTGTGGAATTGCAAATACATCGGCCTCGGCGCTATGCCGGTTGAATACCAGAACAGTCTGGAGGGCTACCGCACGTTTGCGCGGCTGGCTTCGGAAATCGCCCGTACCCTGCACAAAGAGCATGGCTTACAATTCATTTATCATAATCATGATTTTGAATTTGAACGTGTAGACGGAATTACAGGCATCGAGGTGCTGCTGGAGGAAAGTGACGTTAAGGCGCTCGGCTTTGAACTGGATTTATACTGGGTTCAGGCCGGCGGGGGAAGTCCGGTAGACTGGATCCATAAGGTACAGGGGAGGATGCAGGTGGTGCATCTGAAGGATATGGAGATTGTCGGCCGAAAACAGGTGTTTGCCGAGATAGGCGAAGGGAATATGAACTATAAAAACATTATTCAAGCCTGCCGTGAGACCGGTGTGGAGTGGTATGTCGTGGAACAGGATGTCTGCCGCCGTGATCCGTTTGAGAGCCTGGCCATCAGTCTGAACTATTTGCAGAAGCTCTTATAGTCTGAGGAGGATAAGCATGAACCGGAAAAATGGGATGATGTACGCACCTACATATGAAGCGCGTCCGGTGGTAGGGCCGGGAGAATTCACTTTTGCAGCGATTGCGCTGGATCACGGCCATATCTACGGGATGTGTAACGGGCTTGTGGAAGCCGGTGCAGTGCTGAAATGGGTCTACGATCCAGATGAAGCTAAGATCAAAGCCTTCACCGCCGTCTATCCGGGAGTCAGAGCCGCACGCAGTGCTGAAGAAATTCTTGAGGACCCTGAGGTCCTGCTGGTTGCAGCAGCGGCCATTCCCTCGGAACGGGCAGGTCTGGGACTTAGAGTCATGGCGCACGGGAAGGATTATTTTACGGACAAAACACCATTCACCTCACTTGCCCAGCTGGCAGATGTACGGATTCAGGCCGCAGAGACCAAGCGCAAATACATGACTTATTTCAGCGAACGGCTGCATGTAGAAAGCGCTGTTTACGCCGGACATATGGTGGAGCAGGGGGCGATCGGCCGTGTCATTCAAGTGATCGGCATGGGCCCGCACCGCCTGAATGCGGCAAGTCGGCCGGAGTGGTTCTTCAAGCGTGAGAACTACGGAGGTATTCTATGCGACATCGGCAGCCACCAGATCGAGCAGTTTCTCTTTTATGCGGGCTGCCGCGATGCTAAGGTGCTGCATAGTAAAGTTGCTAATTACAATAATGCTGCTTATCCTGAGCTTGAAGATTTCGGCGATGCTACACTTGTCGGGGACAATGGGGCTACGCAGTATTTTCGCGTGGACTGGTTTACGCCGAAGGGACTCGGAACATGGGGGGACGGCCGGACGATTATTATGGGGACCGAAGGGTACATCGAGCTGCGCAAATACAGTGATATTGCCCGTTCTGATGCCGGTGACAATGTCTACTGGGTCGACGGACAGGGCGAGCATTATGAGCATGTTGCAGGCAAAGTGGGCTATCCTTTCTTCGGAGAATTGATCTTGGATTGTCTACAGCGCAGCGAGCTGGCAATGACCCAGGAGCATGTCTTCAAAGCAGCAGAGCTGTGTCTGATAGCCCAAGCTCAAGCCATTAATCTTACACCGGGTACACTTAAATAGCATTGCGGAAGCGCATTAAGAACGGATGGTGCTAACATTGACTACACTTGGAGCAGCTATTATCGGCTGCGGAGCCATTGCTCCGCTTCACGCTAAGGCGATAGCCTATATAGAAGGAACACAGCTGCTGGCCGCAGCGGATATCAATGCTGATCAGGCACAAGCCTTCGGAGAGCAGTACGGCTGCGGGGTTGCACAGGACTATCGTGAGCTTCTGGGGAGAACGGATATAGACGTTGTCCATTTGTGTACGCCTCATTACCTCCATGCACAGATGGCCATTGATTTTTTGAACGCCGGCAAACATGTCTTAACCGAAAAACCGCTGGCCATCGATGTACCTTCTGCACAGCGGATGCTGGAAACGGCTGATCATAGCAAAGGACAGCTTGGCGTCGTATATCAGAACCGTTATAATGAGCCTTCCATACGGATCAGGCAGATAATAGATCAAAGGACGCTTGGGCGACTGCTTTGTATGAAGGGCGTAGTTACTTGGAGCCGTAGTGAACAGTACTATACGGAGAGCGGCTGGAGGGGGAAATGGGCCACGGAAGGCGGCGGTGTACTGATTAATCAGACGATTCATACGCTGGATCTGCTGCAATGGTTCGGCGGTGAGATTTCCTCAGTCAGCGGAAGTGTGAGTACAGATGTGCTGGACGGAATTATCGAGGTGGAAGACAGCGCCCATGCCTGCATCACTTTTAGCAACCAGGTACGGGGGCTTTTCTACGGCACTAATGCCTATTCGGTCAATTCACCCGTAGAGCTGGAGCTGGTGTTTGAACATGGAACCCTGCTGCAGCGCCGGGACTGTCTTTATTTATGGAAAGACGGCCGTGAACAGCTATTATGTGAGCCTGGTACTGCAGCTGCCGGAGGCAAATCGTATTGGGGAACAGGACATCAGCGGTTAATCCATGATTACTATGACCATATCCGGGAGGGGAGGGAGTTCTGGCTGAACGGCCGGGAAGGGATCAAAGCACTTGAAATCATCGCAGGCATCTACAGTTCATCAGGAAACCAGAGGATTCCAGCATCCGCCAACGGACTTCGCTCAAATTGACTTTATAGACATTTAGCCTTATCTTCATATCATGCGCTTTAAATCAATATGATGATAGACAGAGAGAGGGAATTGAGTGATGGAACAGGCGATGTTTGCTGGAGGCTGCTTCTGGTGCATGGTCACTCCGTTTGAGGAGCTGCCGGGTATACACGGGATTGTGTCCGGCTATGCAGGAGGTACCGTTGAGAATCCGACCTATGAACAGGTCAAGACTGGGACAACCGGACACTACGAAGTGGTACAGATCACATTTGATCCGGAAGTATTTCCATATGAGAAGCTGCTGGAGCTGTTCTGGCCACAGATTGATCCGACGGATGACGGAGGACAATTTCAGGACCGGGGAAGCCAGTACCGCACAGCGGTGTTTTATTATAATGAAAATCAGCGTTTAGCGGCCTTAGCCTCCAAAGAGCAGGTAGCGTCCAGCGGCAGATTCGAAGGTCCGGTCGTGACAGAAATTCTGCCTGCGCCTGTCTTTTACCGGGCTGAAGAATATCATCAGGATTACCATAAAAAGAATCCGAAACATTACAAAGAGGACCGTGAACAGTCCGGCCGCGATACGTTTATTTCGAAGCACTGGTAAAATTAAAATAATCTTGAAAAGCCTTATCTCTCTTGACTTCTGGAGAAATAAGGCTTTTTGGTTTTTTTGCAGCAAAGGTAACTGGCAAGGGGATAATAAAAACGTTTCACCCCAAAAATGAGCACTAAAATCCGAAATTCTGCTCCTACTAAAAGGCCTGAAGGAAGACTATAATCATACCTGAAAACGCATACATTTCTGGTGCGGGATTGATTTAAATACATTTAATGGAGGAGTAATGTCATGAGAAAAAAATGGCTAATGCCCCTACTCGCGCTTTTGCTGCTGATCTCCTGCATCCTCCTGTCCGGTTCCAAAGCTGCAGCCGCTGACTTCACACAAGGCGTGAGTCTATCGGGTACCACAGCAACCCTCTGGTTCAAATCAACCGTCAGCACCACCTGGGTAGATGCGCATTACAAGATCAACAGCGGGACACAGCTGAATTACCGTATGACCTATAACAGCAGTACTGCCCGCTATGAGCAAGTGGTGACTGGTGTTGCCAGCGGTACATTGATCAGCTATTTTTATACCTATAACAACGGAAATCCTGCATATGATACAGGCTGGTATACTTACACTGCCAACGGCACTACACCTACAACACCGCCGGGCTCTAACGGTTCGATCTATTCGATTGCGGCATCCTCCATTCCGACTGCACCAAACGGTTCTTTGTCGCTTAAGGTGATGAACGGCACTGGTGGCGCTTATTCCGACAGCCAAGTCTACTGGGGCGTTCTCGGCATTAACCCGGCCAACGGCAAATGGAGTTATTTGGATCTGAACGGTAATCTCGTGCCGATCTCGAATGCACTCAATGACGCCTCCGGGCATTTAACCAAAAACGGTGTTAATTATGCTAATATTTATCACACTGTCAGTCAGGCTTCTTGGGTGAATATGCCTAAGATCACTTCCGGACGAATGTTCCTCAGTGTCGGCACGCCTTTGTACATCAAGACCTATGATATAGGCTTCGCCGGTCCGGATATTAACAATGCATCTGATCCGAACCGTAATATCTATTTTGATTTTGTGGAATTTACTGTAGATGCAACCGGCTACCATGGGAATACAACCCGTGTAGATGCTTTTGGCTTCCCGATCCAGCACCGTCTGGTAAGTCTATCCGGCTCCTATGATCAGACCGTGGGTGAACTCGAATCGGAGACCCGTGCGGGAATCTTCACGAAATATCAGAACGAAGTGCCGGCCGCTTTCAAATCACTGGCTACGGACCAAGCTCCGTACCGGATTATTGCACCGATCCACGGTTCCTTTGCAGCAGGTGGGGTCAATGCCAATTATTTTGCCGGATATTCCAGCTATAACACCCAGGACATACTGCGTTGTGACGGTGCGCTCACCGATGCTGCTACAGCTGCTGCGATCAACCGCCATGTCTACACCACCAACAACTGGAATAATGTAGCGTATTACTATAATGCAGCACCTGCCAACTACTATGCGAAATTCTGGCATGATCACAGTATCAGCGGCCTGGCTTACGGCTTCCCGTATGATGATGTCAATGGTCAGGCAGCTTATCTGGAAGTAGGCGACCCTAAGGGTCTGATCATCCGTGTTGCCTGGTAAGCCCATTCATGTTTTAGAATAGTAAACTTAACAGACCCGGAAGGCACATAGCCTAGAAGGGTCTGTTATGTGCAAGCGGATATAGAGCCGAAGGAGCTTTAGCTTGATTCGTTCTATCAAATTGCACTAAACTGAAGTTCATATCCCATTACAACTTTGAGGTGAATCCATGCGGTTTCATGAATTTCATAACGGACAAGTCTTTAGAACGAAGTCTTTATCCATAACGAAAGAGAATATCACGAGCTTCGCTGCCGAGTTTGACCCGCAGTATATGCATTTGGATGAAGAGAAAGCCAAGCAGGGCAGATTTAACGGCATCATCGCCTCCGGAATTCAGACACTTGCTGTTACTTTTAAGCTTTGGGTGGAAACGGGCAGCTATGGTAACGATGTTATTGCCGGAACTGCGATGAATAACATTAGATTTATTAAACCGGTGTTCCCTGGAGACGAATTACATACGATAGTAGAAGTCATAGATGTAATAGAGAAGAAGAATGAGAACGGGATCGTTACAGTGCGGCTCTCGACCTATAATCAATCCGATGAAAAGGTGTTTGAAGGTGAATTATCCGTACTGGTAAGAAAATAAAGTACTCTTTAAAGCTAAATCAAAAAGCGGCAGCGCAGGGCCTATTTACGGTCCGGGACTGCCGCTGATTCATTTAAGGGACTAACTTACTTCTGATGCAGCCGGTCTTCTGGTAATCTTATCTAATACTTCTACAGAACGTCCGTACTTGCACATGGCATCACAATCACAGCGCAAATCAGAGAATAGAACATAAGAAAGGTTGCGTATCTTGTCCTGCTGAAGAGAAGGGCGCAGCAGTTGAGCCTGGACTTCCCTTTCACGGGTATCAGGACTGATCAGAAAGAGATGGCATTCAGGATGATTTAACGACAAGGCTAGGTCATGCAGGCGGAGAATTCCTGAATAGATAGAGGTGCTTTTCTCGACTTCAAAGGCGGAAACGATGCCGTCCTCTGCATCCAGCCAGAGAACGTCTATGAATGAGATTGTTTCACTGGCAGCTTTAGGTACGTTCAGCGGCGGCAGCGCAGGGAGTGATAATTCCCCGAGCGCCTTGTTGTTCCATTGTCTTTTATGATCATTCTGCGCTATCCAGACTTTATATCCCAGCGAGCGGCCAAGTCTTGCAAGATGATATTGCATTTCGCTATGCTCTGTTTCCTCCCGGTAATCGCTCAGTACTTCTTGATGACGTTTAAGGCTGCTTTTTTCCCGTTTAGCGGTGTCGGCTTCAAGGACTCTATCGGCATTGCCGCTGACAATCAGACGGCCTGAACCTATTTCAAACATGAAACCGGCTACCGCTCCCAGGTCCTTCGACAACAGTAACCGCTGGGATTCGTTGATTTCTATTAATCCTGCACGCATATCAAGATAAGCGCTCCAAGAGCCGAGTTTGATCTTCTGGTCCAGCAGTTCATTATATCCCCGGACAATCGCAGTATTGAACGGGGGGAAGAGGGTAGGATGCAGGAAATACAGGATATTGGCAACGGCTGGTCCGAGTCCTTTGATTTGCAAGCTGTCCAGCCTGTGAATCTCCGCAAGCAGCTGTTTTTCCTGGCTGGTATGCAGTACAGCTTTTAGAAAACGCCCAAACGCAAGCTGATTCACCTCATTCTCATAAATATCCGGGATGCGGAGTTTAGGTTTCCAATAAAAGGCATGGGCGGCTCCGTCAAAGACCTGCTTTTGTTCACAGATCGCTGACATGATAAATTCCAGTGCGGAGCCTTTATAGTCATTGCCGAAGGTCCGCATCTCAATATGCCCGATTACATCTGTCAGTCCGTTCCTGATTGTGCGGAAAGCCTTCAAGCGATCATTATTATTGAGGAACCAGGTGTTGTACACCGATTCCGGATCTTCTTTAAATTCCTTGATACGCTCTGCAATATACAGCTCAATCATCTTGTTTGTCCTCCATATAACATTCTTAAACCAATTGTACCGGAGGGTTAATATAGCCGCAGTGCGTTTTGTTCCGCACCCTAATCGGATCAAAACTCGAGATGATTTTCCCGAAATCAATAAGAGCAGAACCTTCCGTTTACCGGGGGGCTCTGCTCTTTTGAAATAAGAATTTATAGAGTTGTTAGTGGTTCATGCCTGCCATTCCGTTAATGATTTCCGGGTTGACCATACCGAATATCATCGCAATATGTGCGACTACAAGGAAACCGCTGATCAACATAAAATGCAGCTTCAGCCTGCCCTCCTCAGAACGTTTACGGGCGATCAGGCCAAGGTCGAGCAGTGCGAGCGGCAGCAGAAAAAGCACTCCGCTTAAGTAAAAGCCCACCGCGACAACATCGACCCAGGTATGCCATTCACCGTTCACCGTGAGCGGTACAAATGCAGTCGGGAACAGGTAGAGAAACACTCCGGTAAAATAAAGACCGGCCAGGATACTGCATACCCGGTTGAATGCTCTCAGCGGTCCGTTTAGTTTCTTGGTGAACAAAATAATAAACTCGGTTACAGTTATCGTCTCTGCAAAAATAACGGGAATTGCCATAAATAAAATCAGATTCCACGGCTGGTTGTCAGCAAGCAGAGACATATAATGTGTCATGTTCATGTTACATCCTCCAATAGCAAATTAGCTTACTTCCTGATCTTAATGGATATGTATGTGGAAAGTATGTAGAAACGGGGGTATGATTGAACAAGCTGTGAAGTGAAGCAGGATGGTGTTGAAAGTTATGATTTTTGAGGGGAGCAGGACGAAATGAACGGAAGGCTGAAGAGTATTTTATTTGATTTGGACGGTACCTTAACCGACCCTAAAGAGGGAATTACCAGATGTGTCGAATATGCACTGAACAAGTTCGATATTACGGTGGATCATCTGGATCTGCTGCTCCCGTATATCGGGCCGCCGCTGTTTGATTCGTTTGTGCAAATTCAGGGATTGCCGGAGGAACAGGCCGCTCAGGCGGTTATTTATTACCGTGAACGCTATAGCACAATTGGGATGTTCGAAAACAGCGTCATTCCTGGAATTCCACAGCTGCTGGAAGCCCTGCAGGGAATGGGATACACGTTATACGTTGCAACTTCGAAACCAACTGTTTTCGCCGAAGAAATTCTCCGGCATTACGGGCTGGACGGATATTTTAAGCATGTCGCAGGCAGCAATCTCGATGGTACACGCTCCAAGAAGCGTGAGGTGATCCAGTTCGTGCTTGACCAGAATGCCATCCCTCCGGAAGAGGCTCTGATGATCGGGGACCGGGAGCATGATATTATCGGAGCAAAAAGCTGTGGTGTAGCCTCTGTTGGTGTGTTGTTCGGCTATGGTTCGGAGGAGGAATTGTCCAGTAGCGGAGCGGATTACATTGCTTCCACCGTAGAGGAGATTCAGGAGATTATTGCACGCATTCCATATAAAATATAAATTTTGCTCTAGGGAAAAAGTTGTGAATCTTAGGAGGCGCGAACATGAAGATGCTTAGAGTCTGTTTTTTAATGATGATGCTAACGCTTTTTGCTGCTGCCTGTTCTAAGTCTATGAGTTCTACTGAAGCTGTCAAAAAAGGTTATGTAGTCTATGGTCGAATGGATGTATTAAATTATGAATTATTCGAAGGATTTCTAGATAAAGTAAATAGTAAGGATAAGGCTGAAGTTAAATTTGCAATTTATACCGTAGAAGGCGACCCCATATTCCATTACCTTGAATATAGTAATAATAAAGATACTATTACGTATACCTACGACAGCAGACAAGACGAAAATGGCAAAGAGGAAAAGGTAAGCACTACTTGTAAAGCCATAAAAGAAGTTGACGGAGTTTACTCTTTATCAGATTGTGACGACGCTAAAATTGGCCAGCGGTTTTATGCAACCCAAAAAACGGAATGAAACCGATTTTTAGATTTGCTCTTGACTTTTTGGAGGACGGTTCAGTATTATGTAACCAGCAACACCA encodes:
- a CDS encoding DUF4362 domain-containing protein, coding for MKMLRVCFLMMMLTLFAAACSKSMSSTEAVKKGYVVYGRMDVLNYELFEGFLDKVNSKDKAEVKFAIYTVEGDPIFHYLEYSNNKDTITYTYDSRQDENGKEEKVSTTCKAIKEVDGVYSLSDCDDAKIGQRFYATQKTE
- a CDS encoding HAD family hydrolase, which translates into the protein MNGRLKSILFDLDGTLTDPKEGITRCVEYALNKFDITVDHLDLLLPYIGPPLFDSFVQIQGLPEEQAAQAVIYYRERYSTIGMFENSVIPGIPQLLEALQGMGYTLYVATSKPTVFAEEILRHYGLDGYFKHVAGSNLDGTRSKKREVIQFVLDQNAIPPEEALMIGDREHDIIGAKSCGVASVGVLFGYGSEEELSSSGADYIASTVEEIQEIIARIPYKI